From a single Miscanthus floridulus cultivar M001 chromosome 8, ASM1932011v1, whole genome shotgun sequence genomic region:
- the LOC136478459 gene encoding calcium-dependent lipid-binding protein-like, with the protein MAPPRTGGRSRRVVDWPTGWVSLVVVVVVHSLLLRGGGSPFRRAHHRTAPHPTPPQASSPDVGVWTPMLTPSACIPPPSLSAASSPSTSYSLLRPLRRCRRLTVPRAAAVPPKRSAPVPTTSLPPEAPAPAPAPSTSTSSSAAAAPFSVTAAGTYQGGEDPLVSKLRTQLGVIHPLPAPPVSRSVVGLFALFFFVGAAFDKLWTLRKRRRAERELKVNGSWPQVPTPSFSLFLEEKDLQRKESVEWVNMVLGKLWKVYRTGIENWIVGLLQPVIDNLQKPDYVNRVEIRQFYLGEEPLSVRNVERRTSRRANDLQYQIGIRYAGGARMALALSLKFTKVPVVVPVWVRDFDIDGELWVKLRLIPTEPWVGAVSWAFVSLPKIKFELSLFRLFNLMAIPVLSMFLTELLTEDLPRLFVRPKKIVLDFQQGRAMGPVSGSVASDIIQNVASDLIQEGNKDFVGELSVTLVDARTLSFVLFGKTDPYVVMILGDQVIKSKKNSQTTVIGLPGEPIWNQDFHMLVANPRKQKLTIQVKDSIGLTDITIGTGEVELGSLKDTVPTDKIVTLYGGWGLFGKREAGEVLLRLTYKAYVEDEEDEAVRSEFGAGYASDEDVLDYVGGMSKGSDFVGKERETFMDLLAALLVSEEFQGIVSSETGSSSREGEQAGSGPESTDRVVTSTSTSAGAADTEASTVSNGSTDTALVWLAAITSVMVLVSSNLGGSGYFNP; encoded by the exons ATGGCCCCACCCCGAACTGGTGGGAGGAGCCGCCGTGTGGTGGACTGGCCGACTGGGTGGGTGtctctggtggtggtggtggtggtgcattcGCTGCTGCTTCGAGGGGGTGGGAGTCCTTTCCGGCGAGCCCAccaccgcaccgcaccgcaccccaccccaccccaggCGTCCTCGCCGGATGTCGGGGTTTGGACCCCGATGCTGACCCCCTCGGCCTGCATCCCGCCGCCCTCTCTCTCTGCAGCTAGTAGCCCCTCCACGTCCTACTccctcctccgccctctccgacgatGCCGACGCCTTACCGTCCCCCGAGCCGCCGCCGTTCCCCCCAAGCGCTCGGCGCCGGTCCCCACCACCAGCCTCCCGCCCGAGGCCcccgccccggccccggccccctccacctccacctcctcctccgccgccgcggcgcccttCTCGGTCACGGCCGCGGGGACCTACCAGGGAGGGGAGGACCCGCTCGTCTCCAAGCTCCGCACCCAGCTCGGCGTCATCCACCCGCTCCCGGCGCCCCCCGTCAGCCGCTCCGTCGTCGGCCTCTTcgccctcttcttcttcgtcggcGCCGCCTTCGACAAGCTCTGGACGCTGCGCAAGCGCCGCCGCGCCGAGCGCGAGCTCAAGGTCAACGGCTCCTGGCCGCAGGTGCCCACCCCGAGCTTCTCCCTCTTCCTCGAGGAGAAGGACCTGCAGCGCAAGGAGTCCGTCGAGTGGGTCAACATGGTGCTCGGCAAGCTCTGGAAGGTCTACCGCACCGGCATCGAGAACTGGATCGTCGGCCTGCTCCAGCCCGTCATCGACAACCTCCAGAAGCCCGATTACGTCAACAGGGTCGAGATCAGGCAGTTCTACCTCGGCGAGGAGCCCCTCTCCGTCAGGAACGTCGAGCGCCGCACCTCAAGGCGGGCCAACGACCTGCA GTACCAGATTGGCATTCGCTATGCCGGTGGAGCACGCATGGCATTGGCACTCTCCTTGAAGTTTACCAAAGTACCTGTCGTCGTGCCGGTCTGGGTTCGAGATTTTGATATCGATGGGGAGTTGTGGGTTAAACTGAGGCTCATACCAACAGAACCGTGGGTGGGAGCTGTATCTTGGGCTTTTGTGTCTCTTCCCAAGATTAAGTTTGAGCTTTCACTGTTCCGGCTATTCAATCTTATGG CGATTCCTGTTCTGTCTAT GTTTCTCACAGAACTTCTGACAGAAGATTTGCCACGTCTCTTTGTGCGGCCCAAAAAGATTGTCCTTGATTTTCAACAGGGGAGAGCTATGGGACCTGTTTcaggaagtgttgcaagtgatatAATTCAAAATGTTGCAAGTGACCTGATCCAAGAGGGGAATAAGGACTTTGTTGGAGAGCTATCGGTGACATTAGTTGATGCCAGGACGCTTAGCTTTGTCTTATTTG GCAAGACGGATCCTTATGTTGTCATGATTCTTGGTGATCAAGTGATAAAGAGCAAGAAGAACAGTCAAACAACTGTGATTGGACTACCGGGAGAACCAATTTGGAATCAA GATTTCCATATGCTTGTCGCAAATCCCCGCAAACAGAAGTTGACCATTCAAGTGAAGGATTCAATTGGTCTAACTGACATCACTATTGGCACTGGAGAG GTTGAGCTAGGGTCACTTAAAGATACAGTACCTACGGACAAAATCGTGACTTTATATGGAGGATGGGGTTTGTTTGGGAAACGAGAGGCTGGGGAAGTTCTACTTCGGCTGACATACAAGGCATATGTCGAGGACGAAGAAGACGAGGCGGTGAGAAGTGAGTTTGGTGCGGGTTATGCCTCAGACGAGGATGTGCTGGACTACGTTGGTGGCATGAGCAAGGGTAGTGATTTCGTAGGTAAAGAAAGAGAAACTTTCATGGATCTCCTCGCCGCGCTGCTGGTGAGCGAGGAGTTCCAAGGCATAGTGTCATCTGAAACTGGAAGCTCGTCGAGAGAAGGCGAGCAGGCGGGCAGTGGACCAGAAAGCACTGACAGAGTCGTCACCTCTACTAGCACTAGTGCGGGGGCGGCTGATACAGAGGCATCCACTGTGTCAAACGGCTCCACAG ATACGGCTCTGGTGTGGCTGGCGGCCATAACGAGTGTGATGGTGCTGGTGTCATCCAACCTCGGCGGCTCAGGCTATTTCAATCCGTGA